The genomic stretch TGTGAAGAAcaaaaagaagaagcagcagccacgagagaagaagaggaacgaCGGGGGGCCGGGGCGCGTAAGACGCGGCTCCAGTGCACAtccgcctcagcctccaGCTCGGCCTCCCTCTCCACAGCTCAATCCGAGGCAACGATCTGCTGAGACTGCGAGAAACCTGAAGCTCAAGgtggaagaaaagaaaacaacTTGCACTGAGTTGTTGCCTGGCTCACCAGAGAAATCTCCTCTTCCCAGGCCCCCACACCGCCGACACACCTTTTTGCGTGGCGAGAATTCTGTGTGTCTCAAGAGAGAGCCCTTACTCAGCGACAGAAGAGGCAAACTCTGAGCGCCAAAATGCGCAGAAGGTTCGTGGCGGAAGAAAAACACGGAAAAAAAGTTGCGTTCAGGCCAACGGACAGTAGGGATGCAGCCTCGAAGCGCCGAAAGGAACGGAAAAGCATGTCCTGCCGGCTTCACCTCTGCCGCGCTCTGATTCATCCCCTGCTGGAAAAACCTTCGTTGGTCTTTTCCGTTTCCCCAAAGAAGCAAAGTTGGAGAGGGCAATCGTGTCTCgaaaaccctaaaccgtcAGTATTGTCAGCCTCTGCCACTTTCTCCAGCCAGCCAACAAAAATACGCGAATGCATGCGCCGAGAGTGCCAAAAGGAAAGGTCGCACGACGACTAGGCAAGCTGTTCTCGAGTCTCTCCCAACACACCTTCGTCCTCGATGCGGAACCGCTATCTTCTCTaaaggccgcgccgccctctaCGCGTAACAGGCAGATCTCTCCGTGCGGGGGGTTGTGGTGCATGTGCGCCTTCACGCGAACAGGACTTTAGAGCGTTTGTCTCACCGCGCTCACGCCGGGGCGTCGTCGGTTCAAGGTCAGTttgcgaggcgctgccccAGTAGCTTCTTCCCCCCGGGCAGGAGTCCTCTCGAAGCCAAAATGGACTCCGCGGCTCGAGCGGCTGGACTCGCATGGCTTTCCGCTGGTCTCCCGGAAGCTCCAGACTTTCTTCGTACTACAAAtttggcgccgccgccacagaACGCGCAGCGTGATCTGTTTGccggtgtctgtacaccggAAACAGAGGGCTGAAGATCTGGGGTTGTCTTTCTCTGTCAGCCCTCGACTTGATCTGTTCTCCTTTCTCTGTTCTAGCCTTTGTCTTTGCTGTGTCCAGCCTGTCTCATTCGTTTCCtttcgccgcgcccagccACGACTCTCGCATTGTCGTCTCCCGTGCGGTCTTCGCGGCGTCCCGCCGCTTCACCCCTAGACTTTAGACATGTGAACGCGTTTTGATCCCTGCGATTGCGCGAAAGCTAGACGTCGGCTTCGCTccgagcctcgcgctcggTGTGccagcttcctctctctcgttaCCATGCCGCCTGACAAAGGCGaatcggcgcgcgcctcctccttctccgcgccggaGTCCTTCGGAGCTGCCTCTTTGCCGcaggcctcctctgcctcagcggctccgccgcctgcgccgcgaagacgcgcttttggagacgacgacgtcCCAGACGACTTTGTTCTTCCCGAGGGAGACGtcgagcgaggccgcctcctGTTCAAAAAGTACTGTGCGCAGTGTCACTGTATCAACCAGTACCACATACAGGCCTCCGGTTGCACTCTGGTACGTCTAAAACCTCCTGCGACAGGATTTCTTCAGCTCGTTTGGGCGAACAGATCCTTTGAGTTGGACTAACAGAATGAACCTATCTACCAATATGTACCTATcgatctatctatctatctgtctacatctgcccatatatatatatatatatatatatatatatatatatatatatatatatatatatatatatatacgcagcAGTTACCGTGCGCTGAGCAGGTGGATATTAGAAAGTCTGTCGCAAACCTGTGAACTCCTCTGTTCctgcctttttttcttcctcctaTGGGTCGAGGTGCCCGCACGTGGAAGTCGCCCCGCTACGGGTGTCTGCTGTATTCATATCTCTCTTTtttgcatgcatatgcagaGAAAAACTCGTTTCGTTTCAGAGTGTGTATGTGAAtcagcgcggcggggggtGTGGCGGGTATGCTTTTTATGGCCGCGAACATAttttttcttccttttcagCTGGGACCCTCGCTCTACGGCCTGTATGGCAGgacggcaggcgcaggcccgcgcaCTTCGTTCGTCACGTCGTCTGCGACGATGAAGGAGAGCGGCATCGTTTGGACAGGTCAGGAAGCGTGCGAGAGCGAATCGCTTTTTCACGAAGGAAAGCAGCCGCGCTGGCTCTGCGATTCCTTtgctgtcgctctcctccctcgTGTGCcccgtctgtctcctctcctcgctgccacCCTTAAGCCCTCACCTCTGCGGGGTTTGACTGCCTGTGCtttgcgccgccgcgggtgccTGTTCCCTGTTTTCTGCTTTCCGCGGCGTGTCATCCGCCGCTACGTTGCCGTGGTCGCGAATTATTTTTCAGATATAACGCTGATGCGGTATCTCAAGAATCCTCGGGCCTTCGCCCAGCACACGATCAGCATGAACTTCAGGGGTCTCAGCGAATGGCAGGTGAGTAGActgtcttttttctttcgctctcgcgtcttTGTGTTCTTGAACGGCTGTTGAAGTGTCTTTAACACTGCGTAACCACGCCTTCTTGCGCCGTCCCCTACCTCCTTCGTGCTTCTTCACCTCGCGCACATGCTCGTATTTGTCCAAATATGCACACATATTCATGCATATCTATACAGATTTGTAGAAATGTGTGCGGTAGGTAGttatgcgcatgcgcggtaCGCGCCCTGTACGTGGGAGTGTTTTTTGCCCCGATGTGCATATTTATTCGTTGGCATGGTGAGATTCGAAGCCAATTCCActctgctgtctgcgccTACACTGGCGGTCCGAACTGcacgatatatatatatatatatatatatatatatatatatatatatatatatatataaatgtataaCTATGCGTGAAGATCTGAGGTATGTGTATAAAAATACGTTTCATATATAGTATGTATTTTCCTGTACTGTGGCGGtctgccgtcgtcttctgttCTTTACGCCTGTCCCCTGTTCTCAATTTGACTTATTAATTGTCAGGATCGCGTGGATCTGATTTGGTACATCAAGGCGGCCTGCCATCAAGACTGGCTCCCCTTTCATACACGTCCGCTGGAAGAAGTGTTGAAGAGCCGAGACCGGCGCAACaaagacgacggagaagacgagaactGAGAGGAATCCGAGAAGAGCGATCTAAACTtcttgtctttctctctgtttttttcgcatTGACGACTGCGAGAAAGCCAGATTTGAACTCTTGTCTTCACCCCTTCACGTCTTGTCTCGGGAGGGAACAgcccgccggccgcagcaAAGTTCGAGCgacctgtctctctctgtctgtctctcgtcgcgcttctTATATCTCCTCTTCGATTCGAGAGATCAGCGAATGACACGGAGACCCAGtgcctctccttccgccagGGTACCTCTTGTTTCGTGAGCACGCGCAAAGAAGCGAAAAGAGGTTTTTCTTTGTCTCTTTCcgttcgcgcgcgaggggagAAAAGCCCGAAAGAAGAGCGGAAGGGAAGGGATGAGTCGAGGCCTCATCGAGGCGCAGATGGTTtgtgaatggttctgtaaagatcttgcataacatagctttagatttgcttagcattatagagcttgtacgcatgtaagtaactaaagaactacAGATACTTTGCGTGAAGAGTACAAGGATACCTCCAACGATAACATGGCTGTTTTGATTTTCACCGAGTTTTTTCCTCCCTAGCACCCGGCGCAAAGTTGCGGGTCTCATGTCCTTCCTTCGCCTGTTCTTCAATAAGAGCGAGAAATACATTTAAGATGCACGGTGCGTCGGGTGCGTAGCGTGGGCTACCGCGCCGTGAAGAGTAAAAAGACACGTTGCCAGCGCAAAGCGCCCGTCGCCTCGAGGGGAGTGAGGCGTCTTCCACTTGCCGCGGGTTGAGGAGGGCTTGTTACTCGCGATCCGCGCTGTACCTGCTTTCTCTTGTGAGTTGAACGCGTGCGAGCGCCCACCGTGTCTTACACGCTAcgtgcgtgcgcatgcacattTCAAGAGATGTGAGGGTGTCTGAAAGTCGTTTCGCTCAGTTTAGGGGCGAGGTGCCTTGTGAGCCAAGCCCGTGGACGCAGAAGGAGCAATCTGCGAAGCAGGTACGCTTGTGACTCGCCACAGGCATGTATGCGTACGATCTACATCTACATATGTAAATCCATTTATTTATATGTTAATGTATTTAAACCTGTTACGTGTATACGTGGAGGACAGGGGTAGGCGCGTGTAGTTTAGGAGGCTCTCTTACCCCATTGGACACCTGGGCATGAAGGTTGGGCACGGCGCTGCACGCTTGCTCAACCTCACATTCCGTGGATCCTCCGCGAACCGGAGGTTCATTTTCGTATCTTCGTTCATCGCCGCAGGGAGAGCTGCGAGAGCCGATGAACATCGCGGGCGCTCCGCGTGCACACGCAGTGCCAGGAAGCCAACGAAAGTTCGCACGCGCAATGTGGATCGCTGTGAGAACTTTAGAAAGAGAAGTGTAACTCCCGCGAGTGCAGGTGTGACGCCGTtgacgcgcggagactcgctTCAAATTGCCGTGCGAAagcgcgcgtctctggaaCCCGCTGAAGGCCGCATGTGATGCTGGAGCTTCTAAAGCGGCCGAAATCGAGAGCTTGCGTTAGAATCCAGCGTAATTCGCTGAGCAAGAGACACGGCCTTCATCTTCTGCCATCTCGCATGCGCGAATCATGCAGCGAAGAACTGCGCATGAGTGTGTAGAGCTCGATATGCAGTCTTGTGCGCAAATACagtatgtacatatatatatatatatatatatatatatatatatacatgtatcaAGGAGGAAAACATAGGTCTAGGTTGCCGTCTGGCGAGGCCGAAGCTGATGCAGAGGCTTACGAGAAACAGACTACAATATAGCTAATTTTTTGAATTCATTTTTTAACTGGCAGAGACAGGCTAGTGAAGCTTTTTCGTTATCAGGTGAAAACGGTCTCGTGCGAGTGCGTTAAGAGACTGTGGCAGTCAAAAAGTGGAGCTACAGAAGCAGAAAGGTAGATAGGATGCTTCCGGCTAATCTCTGTCCTTgccgtctcgcggcgccgctgcttaCAGACACGGCTCCGCTGTGAAAAgctcgcggagagcgaaggccctagcaggcgcgaggggcTCTTCCTGCGTAGGAACGCGTTTAGTTTAGCTTCCGTGTTGCTCTGCGGGGTTCGCCTTGAAAATGGCTAGCTTGGCGAGTCAAAAAACCTTTTCCATACGTCTGCATCGAAGCTGAGAGGCGCAAACGGCGCCGCCTCAACCCATCTAAACCGAACCGACCAAGGCGATGTGCATAcacccgcggccgctgcgaccACTGCTcgtctcgcggcgtctcttttCTCGCAAGATGGCTTAGAAATCGTCGCCTCGTGAGACAACCTCGACGGACTGGCGGCCAATGAAAATGGTGTGCTCCATCTGAGACGTGAAGGACCCCTTCACGTCGCTGAGTGGCGGATAGGGAACGATAATCTGCTTCTCAACAAGCTGCTTGAGCGCCAACAAGTGATGTGGGCACCCCAAATCTTCTAGCCACCGCCGGCAGAAAGCCAGAGTCCCGAAATTCTGAAGACACGCATGCCGCCCAGCCGCGCAGATAAATGTACGCACATGCACAAATAgaatacatacatgtataaaCAAGTATGTATAGATATGTGTACATGCGCGACGAGCAGCAAGATCTgggggcgagaggcgccgactCAACAGGCGCGCAAGAGAGCAGATGCTGTGAGGCACGTCTCATCAGACTAAGGATGGCATCTGCCTGCGAATAGCGGCCTAGAGGGTAGCGGTGGAGTTTGCTGTCTGTCGCACTTACTTCTTCGATGACTTTGAGCAGATCTTTCGCGCTCTTAAGTCGAAGAGCGGCAAAGTGCGCATTGGCGTCTTTCATGTAGTGTGAGCACTCGCCCTCTTCAGTGACATGCCCGCGACCCGTAGATGCGAAAGTCTCAATCGCATAtacttcgccttcctccatGAAGTTCGTCGGCGCGTTGCTCATTTGCCCTGAAGCGGCCTTCACGATTGGAACGGCCTTGCCTGCGAAAACAGCGCATCTGGCTCGCGAAGAGCTGCATCATAGCCGTTCAAAGACATGTActcaaatatatatatatatatatatggaagGACATGCATGTAGTGGTAGGTACAAATATCTCGTATGAAAggatgcgcatgcatgtatggACACGAATATGTGTTATACAGAGATGTCAGGGCCTTCACAAAATACACACATACCGACAGACCTGGTGGTgagtatacatatatagacagatagaggTAGATAAATATCACATCGACGGATAAAGAAAGATAGATATaggtttcaacgttatgccaagaaggataccagattaccctgattatctttgttatattaatacatggtgttcagttggttctatatccacaatagttatcatcttaactatgctctgctaatgcacttaacgTGAcggtcatgaaaagcacatgAGAACTTGaatccggtaaacaaagaccttcaagatctaaaacagtagtccaactcgcAGTAATGTAGATAGGTAGGTATATAAACGAATACATGTGGATTGCCAGATGGTGCCGGCAGGGCGGGCTGCGCCGGCTGTCGGCGTCTGGGTCGTGCTGCGCACCAGCATGAATTCTGTACAGGTCGATGGAGTGACCCGTGAGGTTGCGAATAGGTTTGATGGGAACCATCTTTCCGTCGATTTCCATTTCGTAACTTTCAATCGCTTCTTGGATGTAGCCGCCAATCTCCGACagacgcgcgtctgcgcccgcatGCGAAATGCCGACGTTCGTGCCGTCCTGAGAACGAAAAGGCGAGAGAACGCTCACACACGATCGCATGTGCGCCCCCCATATGCCGCAGAAACTACTTAACTACGCCGATACACGCAGGCGAATCAGTACGCGTAGAatctcgtcttctctggaTCGATAGACACACTCCacaggccggcggcgagcggaagcCGTGGCAGCAACGGGCTAAGAACACACGGCGCTGGGGGAAAAAGCATTCAGCGacaaagcgaagaagagtaGATGCCAACGTGCGTGATGTCCGTACACCAGCGAGCCCACAGGTGCGTACGCGCGTAAACCGTAGAATATTATTCATATATGCAGACGCACAAATACATACGtttatatatagatatatatgtggatTCTTTTGCAaatgccgcgccgccagatCGGCCGCGGCCCTGGAAAGCCTCAGGGTCCAGACAGGATCAGAGACAGAGGGTCTTTTGCGACAGGAGAGCGGATGTAACTACAAAACTGAAAGCACCCATCGATGTTGGATGCTGGTCGCCAGCCTATACGCTCGAAgtcgggcgcgagcgacacACATGCAGGGAACGCGCCCGCGATGTGAGAGATGCGGACGAACGCCAGATGGAAAGAGACGTAGACGCCAtcg from Besnoitia besnoiti strain Bb-Ger1 chromosome X, whole genome shotgun sequence encodes the following:
- a CDS encoding putative cytochrome c (encoded by transcript BESB_017640); this translates as MPPDKGESARASSFSAPESFGAASLPQASSASAAPPPAPRRRAFGDDDVPDDFVLPEGDVERGRLLFKKYCAQCHCINQYHIQASGCTLLGPSLYGLYGRTAGAGPRTSFVTSSATMKESGIVWTDITLMRYLKNPRAFAQHTISMNFRGLSEWQDRVDLIWYIKAACHQDWLPFHTRPLEEVLKSRDRRNKDDGEDEN